Proteins encoded in a region of the Mucilaginibacter sabulilitoris genome:
- a CDS encoding transposase produces MTGICSQGKYLTFRHFRAKGNGLHKLYKTSVSDCATCPLKDSCTNPSTGTKVIRESAIKDIYRQMQQRVQSSKGRKMRKVRQGTVEPVLGTLVNFTGMKKVNTKGIAMANKCMIMAAVAYNLKKLLKLKPSPNKNSKTKPSGSLDNPFYNLITRFHRTTNAFIATLLPFNRNGQTTFWSFAR; encoded by the coding sequence ATGACCGGTATCTGTTCACAGGGAAAATACCTTACCTTCCGACATTTCAGAGCCAAAGGCAATGGCCTGCATAAGCTTTATAAAACTTCGGTTAGCGATTGCGCGACTTGTCCTCTCAAAGATAGCTGCACCAATCCATCTACAGGTACAAAGGTCATCAGAGAGTCTGCCATTAAGGATATATACAGGCAGATGCAGCAGCGTGTACAAAGCAGCAAAGGCCGGAAGATGCGGAAAGTAAGGCAAGGTACCGTCGAGCCGGTATTAGGTACCCTGGTCAATTTCACCGGAATGAAAAAAGTAAATACAAAGGGTATTGCGATGGCAAACAAGTGTATGATTATGGCTGCCGTTGCTTATAACCTCAAAAAACTACTGAAGCTAAAGCCCTCGCCAAATAAAAATAGCAAAACAAAACCATCGGGGAGTCTTGATAATCCGTTTTATAATCTTATAACTCGATTTCACAGAACTACAAATGCCTTTATAGCGACTCTGCTCCCCTTCAACAGAAACGGGCAAACAACCTTTTGGTCATTTGCCCGTTAA
- a CDS encoding transposase encodes MQGKKDYQEKLFIRFQLSDYVPADNFYRRLRSILDLSFLYDSTAKYYGNEGQKSIDPVVFFKLMLVGYLENMNSDRRIIITSRMRMDILYFIGYDLDEELPWHSTLSRTRQLYGEETFTAIFKTVLKQCIDNGLVAGRRQAVDSVLVKANAALSSVVERQILDDAAGYGKELDAHTEKLSSDNIIHLPDHLSASQASAKQKPKPVNQARVSPSDTDARISYKPGKVLALNYLSQVSVDTSNHVITHIQAFHADKGDGQCLPEILTQTVNTLKENGLTVHEVLADSGYSSEPGLLALIEHQIEGYIPNRSGYKDDREGFTYDKEHDRYLFTGKIPYLPTFQSQRQWPA; translated from the coding sequence ATGCAAGGCAAAAAAGATTACCAGGAGAAGCTATTCATCCGATTTCAGCTTTCCGATTACGTTCCGGCTGACAATTTCTACAGGCGGTTAAGAAGCATACTTGATCTCTCTTTCCTTTATGATTCGACCGCGAAGTATTATGGCAACGAAGGCCAAAAGAGCATTGACCCTGTCGTGTTCTTTAAACTGATGCTGGTGGGTTATCTGGAAAACATGAATAGCGACCGACGTATTATCATCACATCACGGATGCGCATGGATATTCTTTATTTTATCGGCTATGACCTGGATGAAGAACTACCATGGCATTCCACCCTGAGCCGGACACGCCAACTTTACGGGGAGGAAACGTTTACTGCCATTTTCAAAACGGTACTGAAACAATGTATCGATAACGGTTTGGTCGCTGGTCGGCGACAGGCTGTAGATAGTGTGCTGGTGAAAGCCAATGCCGCCCTGTCCAGTGTGGTCGAACGTCAGATATTGGATGATGCTGCAGGCTATGGCAAGGAGTTGGATGCACACACTGAAAAGCTATCTTCGGATAATATCATTCACCTGCCTGATCATCTTTCAGCCAGCCAGGCTTCTGCCAAACAAAAACCCAAGCCGGTAAATCAAGCCAGGGTAAGCCCATCCGACACTGATGCCCGCATATCTTACAAGCCGGGCAAAGTATTGGCCTTAAATTACCTAAGCCAGGTGAGTGTGGATACCTCAAATCACGTAATTACCCACATACAAGCATTCCATGCCGATAAAGGCGATGGGCAATGTCTCCCCGAGATATTAACGCAGACGGTAAACACCCTTAAAGAGAATGGATTGACAGTGCATGAAGTCCTGGCGGATTCAGGCTATAGCAGTGAGCCGGGGCTCTTAGCGTTGATCGAACATCAGATCGAAGGGTATATACCCAACCGCTCAGGCTACAAAGATGACAGGGAAGGGTTCACCTATGATAAAGAGCATGACCGGTATCTGTTCACAGGGAAAATACCTTACCTTCCGACATTTCAGAGCCAAAGGCAATGGCCTGCATAA
- a CDS encoding LLM class flavin-dependent oxidoreductase → MDIKQSKKISYSILDLASVKEGHTPADSFAASFELAQHAEKLGYTRYWFAEHHNMINVASSATAILIGHIAGGTSTIRVGSGGIMLPNHAPLIVAEQFGTLASLYPGRIDLGLGRAPGTDQVTSQAIRGANFNMPHNFPKDIQKLQNFFSDDNWDSKVRAIPGEGLDIPIWILGSSTESARVAAAMGLPYAFASHFAPTHFTEAISIYRENFQPSEYLEDPYVMACINVVAADTETEAERLATSVQQFFLGVITGNRKLLQPPVDHMNNVWNISERYAVSQMLAYLFIGDKEKIKKSMQAFLQQTQVNEVMVTSHIYDQAARIRSYEIFSEALKEIQLG, encoded by the coding sequence ATGGACATTAAACAATCAAAAAAAATATCATATTCTATTTTAGACCTCGCCAGTGTAAAAGAAGGTCACACACCAGCGGATAGCTTTGCCGCCAGTTTCGAGTTGGCTCAACATGCGGAAAAGTTAGGCTACACCCGCTATTGGTTTGCCGAACATCATAACATGATCAATGTTGCCAGTTCGGCAACGGCTATACTTATAGGGCATATCGCGGGTGGCACATCAACTATCCGCGTAGGTTCGGGGGGGATTATGCTGCCTAATCATGCCCCGCTCATTGTGGCTGAACAATTCGGAACGTTAGCTTCCCTGTATCCCGGTCGTATCGATCTTGGCCTGGGGCGTGCTCCCGGTACCGATCAGGTTACCTCACAGGCTATCAGGGGCGCCAATTTTAACATGCCTCATAATTTTCCCAAGGATATTCAAAAACTTCAAAACTTTTTTTCGGATGATAACTGGGATAGTAAAGTAAGGGCTATTCCAGGTGAAGGTTTAGACATACCAATATGGATTTTAGGCTCCAGCACCGAGAGTGCACGTGTAGCTGCGGCCATGGGTTTGCCTTATGCCTTTGCAAGCCACTTTGCGCCAACACATTTTACAGAAGCTATAAGCATATATCGGGAAAATTTTCAACCATCTGAATATCTTGAAGATCCTTATGTAATGGCCTGCATAAATGTGGTAGCGGCAGATACAGAAACGGAAGCCGAGCGACTGGCAACATCAGTGCAGCAATTTTTCCTGGGTGTAATTACCGGGAACCGCAAACTTTTGCAACCACCTGTAGATCATATGAATAACGTATGGAATATCAGTGAACGTTATGCCGTAAGCCAGATGCTGGCTTACCTGTTTATTGGCGACAAGGAAAAAATAAAAAAAAGCATGCAAGCTTTTTTGCAGCAAACGCAGGTTAATGAGGTAATGGTGACTTCGCATATTTATGATCAGGCAGCGAGGATACGCTCTTACGAAATATTTTCGGAAGCGCTGAAAGAAATACAGCTGGGTTAA
- the thiD gene encoding bifunctional hydroxymethylpyrimidine kinase/phosphomethylpyrimidine kinase, whose protein sequence is MMAGLYKYPSVLTIAGSDSGGGAGIQADLKTFSAYGCFGSSAITAVTVQNTIGVTAVHHIPSEIVLQQIKAVMDDIKPWAVKIGMIPNARTAMDIATILRLYPDVPIIFDPVMISSSGYRLMEDITVDVLKTKLFPLITLITPNLDETRLITGLDIKHIEDMEVAAGCFIELGCNAVLIKGGHLGQDKLCDVYLDKNGIKIRFESVYIDSNNTHGTGCTLSSAIAAGLALGYDMITAIKKAEIYVHEAIAHGKDVKTGNGHGPLNHFFDPQPMVKLKY, encoded by the coding sequence ATGATGGCGGGATTATATAAATATCCGTCGGTGCTGACTATAGCGGGCTCAGATAGCGGCGGAGGTGCAGGTATACAGGCCGATCTGAAGACTTTTAGCGCGTATGGCTGCTTTGGGAGTTCGGCTATTACAGCGGTTACTGTACAAAACACAATAGGAGTGACGGCTGTTCATCATATCCCGTCAGAAATTGTATTGCAGCAGATTAAAGCTGTAATGGATGATATTAAACCTTGGGCTGTTAAAATAGGTATGATCCCCAACGCTCGAACAGCTATGGATATTGCAACCATATTGAGGTTATATCCTGATGTACCCATCATTTTTGACCCTGTAATGATATCAAGCAGCGGATACCGACTGATGGAAGATATTACGGTGGATGTTTTAAAAACTAAACTTTTTCCGCTGATAACTTTAATCACACCCAATTTGGATGAGACAAGATTAATAACAGGGTTGGATATAAAGCATATTGAAGATATGGAAGTTGCTGCTGGTTGCTTTATTGAACTGGGTTGTAACGCGGTACTCATAAAAGGGGGACATTTGGGCCAGGACAAGCTTTGTGATGTTTATCTTGATAAAAACGGAATTAAAATAAGGTTTGAATCTGTTTACATCGACAGTAACAACACGCACGGAACCGGGTGTACATTATCATCGGCTATTGCTGCTGGTTTAGCACTGGGCTATGATATGATCACCGCTATTAAAAAAGCTGAAATCTATGTTCACGAGGCAATAGCGCATGGTAAAGATGTAAAAACCGGTAATGGTCACGGTCCTTTAAATCATTTTTTTGATCCGCAACCGATGGTTAAGCTTAAGTATTGA
- a CDS encoding HesA/MoeB/ThiF family protein: protein MLKKEELQRYNRQIILPEVGINGQNMLKNASVLMIGAGGLGCPVLQYLAAAGVGKIGIVDRDVVDISNLQRQILYNAADVGKPKARVAKQKLEALNPHIFIQEYQVKLSAENAESIINEYDIVIDGSDNFTTRYLVNDTCVDLGKPLVFGSIFKFEGHVAVFNYQGGPNYRDVFPEPPADDEVPNCDEIGVIGVLPGIIGTYMANEVIKIICGLGEVLSGKFLALNMLDNSMTVFNVVKQTGTTTQKQQSKIEEPVLNQEISMDTVNNWVQQEPENICLIDVRETYEYEDFNIGGINIPLYELTERIDTLPVNKKLVFYCQTGQRSRMAIQLIKSKYTGEMYSVKNGIFQ, encoded by the coding sequence ATGTTAAAAAAGGAAGAATTACAACGCTATAATCGCCAAATTATACTTCCGGAAGTAGGAATAAACGGCCAAAATATGTTAAAAAATGCCAGTGTACTTATGATCGGCGCCGGTGGTTTGGGATGCCCTGTACTGCAATATCTGGCGGCAGCAGGGGTAGGGAAAATTGGCATAGTTGACCGAGATGTTGTCGATATCAGTAACCTGCAGCGGCAAATATTATATAACGCCGCCGACGTTGGTAAACCAAAAGCCAGGGTAGCCAAACAAAAGCTTGAAGCCCTGAATCCTCACATTTTTATACAAGAGTATCAGGTGAAATTAAGCGCTGAAAATGCAGAAAGTATTATAAATGAGTATGATATAGTTATAGATGGCTCTGATAATTTTACTACCCGGTACCTGGTTAATGATACCTGTGTTGATTTAGGCAAACCGTTGGTGTTTGGTTCGATATTTAAGTTTGAGGGTCATGTGGCCGTTTTTAACTATCAGGGTGGCCCAAACTACCGTGATGTATTCCCCGAACCTCCGGCGGATGATGAAGTACCTAATTGCGACGAAATAGGCGTAATAGGTGTGTTACCCGGAATTATTGGCACGTATATGGCTAATGAGGTCATAAAAATTATTTGTGGCCTTGGCGAAGTTCTTTCGGGTAAATTTTTAGCCCTTAACATGCTCGACAACAGCATGACGGTTTTTAATGTGGTTAAACAAACCGGAACTACTACCCAAAAACAGCAAAGTAAAATAGAAGAGCCTGTGCTTAATCAGGAGATCAGCATGGATACGGTGAACAACTGGGTCCAGCAGGAACCAGAAAATATTTGCCTGATAGATGTGCGGGAAACGTATGAATATGAGGATTTTAACATTGGTGGAATTAATATCCCGCTGTATGAGTTAACAGAAAGGATAGATACACTTCCGGTAAATAAAAAATTGGTTTTTTACTGTCAAACCGGGCAGCGGAGCAGGATGGCTATTCAGCTTATAAAATCAAAGTACACGGGTGAAATGTACAGTGTGAAAAATGGGATATTTCAATGA
- the thiH gene encoding 2-iminoacetate synthase ThiH, which translates to MSSFNDIFETYNWDDTKASIYAKTSADVERALVASKRTLEDFKALVSPAAAPYLEQMAAISQQLTLKRFGKVIQLYVPLYLSNECNNICTYCGFSYDNKVRRKTLSPMEIMQEVAVIKDMGYDHVLLVTGEANLTVNVDYFKKTLDLIRPHFAHISMEVQPLDLEDYGQLTPYGLNTVLVYQETYHQEDYKKHHPKGKKSNFQYRLETPDRLGQAGIHKMGLGVLIGLEDWRTDCFFTALHLNYLEKQYWQSKYSLSFPRLRPFSGGLEPKVEMSDRELVQLICAYRLFNEEVELSISTRESSNFRNNIIKLGITSISAGSKTNPGGYAVEPEALEQFEISDERSPQEIAKMIRAQGYEPVWKDWDNCLVK; encoded by the coding sequence ATGAGTAGTTTTAACGATATTTTTGAAACCTATAACTGGGATGATACCAAAGCCAGCATCTACGCCAAAACCTCAGCTGATGTGGAGAGGGCACTGGTTGCATCCAAACGTACATTAGAGGATTTTAAAGCCCTGGTATCGCCCGCTGCCGCTCCTTACCTCGAGCAAATGGCAGCTATTAGTCAGCAATTAACCCTGAAGCGTTTTGGAAAGGTTATACAGCTATACGTGCCGCTTTATCTGTCAAACGAGTGCAATAACATTTGTACTTATTGCGGCTTTAGCTATGATAACAAGGTGAGGCGTAAAACATTGTCGCCTATGGAAATTATGCAGGAGGTGGCGGTAATTAAGGATATGGGTTATGATCATGTGCTGCTGGTTACCGGAGAGGCTAACCTTACCGTAAACGTAGACTATTTTAAAAAAACGCTCGATCTGATCCGTCCGCATTTTGCGCATATCTCAATGGAGGTGCAACCCCTTGACCTGGAAGATTATGGGCAGTTAACGCCTTACGGCTTAAATACCGTACTGGTTTATCAGGAAACCTACCACCAGGAAGATTATAAAAAACATCACCCAAAAGGGAAAAAATCCAACTTTCAATATCGTCTCGAAACACCCGACAGGCTTGGGCAGGCTGGTATCCATAAAATGGGTTTAGGCGTACTGATTGGTCTGGAAGACTGGCGCACCGATTGCTTTTTTACCGCCCTCCATCTAAATTATCTCGAAAAACAATACTGGCAAAGTAAATACAGCCTGTCGTTCCCGCGCCTGCGCCCTTTCAGCGGCGGCCTGGAGCCCAAGGTAGAGATGAGCGACCGGGAATTGGTGCAGCTGATCTGCGCATACCGCCTGTTTAATGAGGAAGTGGAGCTTTCCATATCAACCCGGGAGTCGTCAAATTTCAGGAATAATATCATTAAGCTGGGAATAACGTCTATAAGTGCCGGTTCTAAAACCAATCCTGGCGGTTATGCTGTTGAACCTGAGGCATTGGAACAATTTGAAATTTCAGATGAACGTAGCCCGCAGGAAATTGCCAAAATGATCAGGGCGCAGGGGTATGAACCGGTTTGGAAAGACTGGGATAATTGCCTGGTAAAATAA
- a CDS encoding thiazole synthase codes for MLTIAGKTFNSRLFTGTGKFSSSALMEEALLASGSELVTVALKRVDVKNNQQDDLLIRLKYPHINLLPNTSGVRNAKEAVFAAQLAREALETNWIKLEIHPDPKYLMPDPIETLKATEELAKMGFVVMPYIHADPVLCKRLEDAGTAVVMPLGSPIGSNKGLKTIDFLEIIISQSNVPVIVDAGIGSPSDAAKAMEIGADAVLVNTAIAVSNDPVKMAVAFQMAVEAGRMAFEAKLALPVVHAIASSPLTSFLDE; via the coding sequence ATGTTAACTATAGCCGGTAAAACTTTTAACTCGCGTTTGTTTACGGGTACTGGTAAGTTCAGCTCATCTGCTTTAATGGAGGAGGCGCTATTAGCCTCCGGGTCCGAACTGGTTACCGTTGCGCTGAAGCGTGTAGATGTAAAAAACAATCAGCAGGATGATCTTCTGATCCGCTTAAAATATCCGCATATTAATTTGCTGCCGAATACGTCTGGTGTAAGAAATGCAAAGGAGGCTGTTTTCGCGGCCCAGCTTGCACGTGAAGCTTTGGAGACTAACTGGATAAAACTGGAGATCCATCCCGATCCCAAATACCTGATGCCCGACCCGATTGAAACCCTGAAGGCTACTGAAGAATTAGCCAAAATGGGCTTTGTGGTGATGCCCTATATTCATGCCGACCCTGTTTTGTGCAAGCGGCTTGAAGATGCGGGTACTGCGGTTGTAATGCCATTAGGATCGCCCATAGGTAGCAACAAGGGGTTAAAGACGATTGATTTTTTAGAGATCATTATTAGCCAAAGCAACGTACCCGTTATTGTTGATGCCGGGATAGGTTCACCATCTGATGCTGCCAAAGCTATGGAAATTGGTGCCGACGCGGTACTGGTGAACACCGCCATTGCTGTTTCAAACGATCCGGTAAAAATGGCTGTTGCTTTTCAAATGGCTGTTGAAGCAGGGCGTATGGCATTTGAAGCAAAACTTGCATTGCCGGTTGTACATGCCATAGCCAGCAGTCCTTTAACCTCTTTTTTAGATGAGTAG
- a CDS encoding thiamine phosphate synthase produces MIIDKLHYISQQPEDGTHLTAIKAALDAGCKWVQLRIKDQSHNIILDYAIKVSELCFEYKAKLIVNDHPEIALKVGAYGLHLGLQDMPVAQAREIIGPQMIIGGTANTFKHIQQRIAEGVDYIGLGPFRFTQTKEKLSPVLGLSGYEDIMRKVQAAGINTPIIAIGGILPEDIEPIMQTGLYGVAVSGAITYAADAPQTVKSIYQSLNAKLLNQA; encoded by the coding sequence ATGATAATAGATAAACTTCATTATATATCGCAGCAGCCCGAAGACGGCACTCACCTCACCGCAATTAAGGCCGCACTTGATGCGGGCTGCAAATGGGTACAATTGCGAATTAAAGATCAGTCGCATAATATAATTTTAGATTATGCGATTAAAGTCAGTGAGTTATGTTTTGAATATAAAGCCAAACTTATTGTAAATGATCATCCCGAAATTGCCTTAAAAGTGGGCGCTTATGGCTTGCACCTGGGCTTGCAGGACATGCCGGTAGCACAGGCCCGGGAAATTATCGGCCCGCAAATGATCATCGGCGGAACAGCAAATACTTTTAAGCACATACAGCAAAGGATTGCCGAAGGGGTAGATTACATTGGTTTGGGGCCATTCCGGTTTACCCAAACCAAGGAAAAGCTTAGCCCAGTTTTAGGCTTAAGCGGATATGAGGATATCATGCGGAAGGTACAAGCCGCCGGAATCAACACCCCCATAATTGCCATTGGTGGCATTTTGCCGGAGGATATAGAGCCGATTATGCAAACAGGACTGTACGGTGTGGCTGTGTCGGGAGCAATAACCTATGCTGCCGATGCACCGCAAACTGTAAAATCAATATACCAATCATTAAATGCCAAACTTTTAAACCAAGCATAA
- a CDS encoding thiamine phosphate synthase, whose translation MQLIVISNPEAIPNEAGIINQLFEAGLTRLHVRKPGYGGKQVAALLTQIDEPYRHYIALHQHHALAQDFGIERLHYTEQERINTDAGKLAAQNKQGYILSTSIHNMAALPSLKWFDNAFLSPVFNSISKPGYMTNLAESFYLDNQGKNLNVIALGGIDISNINKIKAMNFDGVAVLGTIWNEPQIALSNFKNLKQELQILTENHDNR comes from the coding sequence ATGCAGCTAATAGTCATATCAAATCCTGAAGCTATACCGAATGAAGCGGGTATCATTAACCAGCTGTTTGAAGCCGGTTTAACCCGCCTTCATGTACGCAAGCCCGGTTATGGCGGGAAGCAGGTAGCTGCGTTGTTGACACAGATAGATGAGCCGTACCGCCATTATATAGCCTTACACCAGCATCATGCTTTAGCGCAGGACTTTGGTATAGAACGTTTGCATTATACAGAACAAGAAAGGATAAATACAGATGCCGGAAAACTGGCAGCACAGAACAAGCAAGGATACATATTAAGCACATCAATACATAACATGGCGGCATTGCCATCACTAAAGTGGTTTGATAATGCGTTTCTGAGTCCGGTATTTAATAGTATTTCCAAACCGGGATACATGACCAATCTTGCTGAAAGTTTTTATTTAGATAATCAAGGTAAAAATTTGAATGTAATTGCTTTAGGTGGTATTGATATATCAAATATAAATAAAATAAAAGCTATGAATTTTGATGGTGTGGCGGTGTTGGGAACCATTTGGAATGAACCCCAAATAGCCTTGTCTAATTTTAAAAACCTAAAACAGGAATTACAGATCCTGACTGAAAATCATGATAATAGATAA
- the thiC gene encoding phosphomethylpyrimidine synthase ThiC: protein MKTEKIPTTQVLTTAPFPASRKVYVKGQFHDIHVAMREISLSDTKLHGRFGETEPNAPVTVYDTSGPYTDVDASIDVKKGLPRLREQWILNRNDVEQLDQISSQYGQQRLSDASLNDLRFAHVSRPLRAKAGRNVSQMHYAKKGIITPEMEYIAIRENQRIDLLKEQLNGQYEVMSHQHQGHSFGANTPKGYITPEFVRQEVAAGRAVIPSNINHPEIEPMIIGRNFLVKINANIGNSAVTSSIEEEVEKAVWACRWGADTIMDLSTGKNIHETREWIIRNSPVPIGTVPIYQALEKVNGKAEDLTWELFRDTLIEQAEQGVDYFTIHAGVLLRYVPLTAKRITGIVSRGGSIMAKWCLAHHKENFLYTHFEDICEIMKAYDVAFSLGDGLRPGCIADANDAAQFGELETLGELTKIAWKHDVQTIIEGPGHIPMHLIKENMDKQLAHCGEAPFYTLGPLTTDIAPGYDHITSAIGAAMIGWFGTAMLCYVTPKEHLGLPNKKDVKDGVITYKIAAHAADLAKGHPGAQYRDNALSKARFEFRWEDQFNLSLDPDTAREFHDETLPADGAKIAHFCSMCGPNFCSMKITQDVREYAKENGVGDEDALLKGMEQKSKEFTEKGSEIYL from the coding sequence ATGAAAACAGAAAAAATTCCGACAACACAGGTACTTACTACCGCGCCATTCCCGGCATCCAGAAAGGTTTACGTGAAAGGGCAGTTCCATGACATTCATGTAGCCATGCGTGAGATCAGCCTGAGCGATACTAAATTGCACGGCCGTTTTGGCGAAACAGAACCCAATGCGCCGGTAACGGTATATGACACCAGCGGTCCGTATACCGATGTTGATGCATCCATTGATGTTAAAAAAGGTTTACCGCGTTTACGCGAACAATGGATATTGAACCGTAACGATGTGGAGCAGCTGGATCAAATATCTTCACAATACGGGCAGCAGCGATTAAGCGATGCCAGTTTAAATGACCTTCGTTTTGCGCATGTGTCCAGGCCACTACGTGCCAAAGCCGGACGTAATGTTTCACAAATGCACTATGCCAAAAAGGGTATCATCACTCCCGAAATGGAATATATTGCCATCCGCGAAAATCAGCGTATCGACTTGTTGAAAGAACAATTGAACGGGCAGTATGAGGTAATGAGCCATCAGCACCAGGGTCATAGTTTTGGGGCAAACACCCCTAAAGGATATATTACGCCGGAATTTGTACGACAGGAAGTGGCTGCCGGCAGGGCGGTTATCCCATCAAATATTAATCATCCCGAAATAGAGCCTATGATCATTGGGCGTAATTTCCTGGTGAAGATCAATGCCAACATCGGTAACTCGGCAGTAACCTCCAGTATTGAAGAAGAGGTTGAAAAGGCTGTATGGGCCTGCCGCTGGGGAGCCGATACTATTATGGACCTTTCTACCGGGAAAAATATTCATGAAACCCGCGAATGGATCATCCGTAATTCGCCTGTTCCCATAGGTACAGTGCCCATATATCAGGCTTTGGAAAAGGTTAACGGCAAAGCCGAAGACCTGACCTGGGAATTGTTCAGGGATACCTTAATTGAGCAAGCCGAGCAGGGGGTGGATTACTTCACTATTCACGCGGGAGTGTTGTTACGTTACGTGCCTTTGACTGCCAAACGGATTACCGGTATTGTATCTCGCGGTGGTTCTATCATGGCCAAATGGTGCCTGGCTCATCATAAAGAGAATTTCCTGTATACCCATTTTGAGGACATCTGCGAAATTATGAAAGCTTATGACGTCGCCTTTTCTTTAGGTGATGGTCTAAGACCAGGCTGTATTGCCGACGCTAACGATGCCGCGCAATTTGGCGAATTGGAAACCCTTGGCGAGCTCACCAAAATAGCCTGGAAACACGATGTGCAAACCATTATTGAAGGGCCGGGTCATATACCCATGCACCTCATTAAAGAAAATATGGACAAGCAGCTGGCCCATTGTGGCGAGGCTCCTTTTTATACTTTGGGTCCGCTTACTACAGATATAGCGCCGGGTTATGATCATATTACCTCGGCCATTGGCGCGGCCATGATAGGCTGGTTTGGTACAGCCATGCTGTGCTATGTTACGCCAAAGGAGCATTTGGGTCTGCCAAATAAAAAGGACGTAAAAGACGGCGTGATTACTTATAAAATTGCCGCGCACGCTGCCGATCTGGCTAAAGGGCATCCCGGGGCTCAATACCGCGATAACGCGCTGAGCAAGGCAAGGTTTGAATTCAGGTGGGAAGATCAGTTTAACCTCTCGCTCGACCCTGATACAGCCCGAGAGTTTCACGACGAAACATTGCCTGCTGATGGTGCCAAAATAGCCCATTTTTGCTCCATGTGCGGCCCTAACTTCTGCTCCATGAAAATTACGCAGGACGTGAGGGAATACGCCAAAGAGAACGGCGTAGGAGATGAAGACGCACTGCTAAAAGGTATGGAACAAAAATCAAAGGAATTTACTGAAAAGGGTAGTGAGATATACTTGTAA
- the thiS gene encoding sulfur carrier protein ThiS: MEVTVNQQLYTIPDGCTVQTLLSDILGSPAKGMAVAINQTIVSKAHWQTVLLNNGDHIIIITATQGG, encoded by the coding sequence ATGGAAGTCACCGTAAATCAGCAGCTCTATACAATTCCGGACGGGTGCACAGTGCAAACTTTGCTATCAGATATTCTTGGCAGCCCGGCTAAGGGCATGGCCGTGGCCATTAACCAAACCATTGTTTCCAAAGCCCACTGGCAAACAGTGTTGCTCAACAACGGCGATCACATTATCATCATTACAGCTACCCAGGGCGGCTAA